A genomic region of Lysinibacillus sp. 2017 contains the following coding sequences:
- a CDS encoding inositol monophosphatase family protein — MDVKKLDQFAKEIIVEAGERIRKAFSYDIEIETKSNANDLVTNIDRETELFFIEKIKAFDPTYRILGEEGMGEKVESLEGIVWIIDPIDGTMNFVKQHRHFMISVGVYIDGVGILGYIFDVMREDLFYAIAGKGAWYNDSPMRKLEPLKIEEAVIGINANWVTPNNRINHEKIIELVRTVRGTRSYGSAAMEIAFVVSGKLDAYISMRLAPWDIGGGVVIAKEVGAVATNFNGEHFDFLTTDTFIIANPSIHQLILENYIEEK, encoded by the coding sequence ATGGATGTAAAAAAACTTGATCAATTCGCGAAAGAGATTATTGTTGAAGCAGGAGAAAGAATTCGAAAGGCATTTTCTTATGATATCGAAATTGAAACCAAATCAAATGCCAACGATCTTGTGACAAATATTGACCGTGAAACGGAACTTTTCTTCATTGAAAAAATTAAAGCCTTTGACCCTACGTATCGAATTTTAGGAGAAGAAGGTATGGGCGAGAAGGTTGAAAGCCTAGAAGGAATTGTTTGGATTATCGATCCAATCGACGGTACGATGAATTTTGTAAAGCAACATCGTCATTTTATGATATCGGTAGGTGTGTATATCGATGGTGTTGGTATTTTAGGGTACATATTTGATGTGATGCGTGAAGATTTATTTTATGCAATTGCGGGTAAGGGCGCTTGGTATAACGATTCACCAATGCGTAAACTAGAGCCGTTAAAAATAGAAGAAGCTGTTATTGGCATAAATGCAAACTGGGTTACCCCAAATAATCGGATTAATCACGAAAAAATTATTGAGCTTGTTCGTACGGTTCGCGGTACACGTTCTTATGGATCTGCGGCGATGGAAATTGCATTTGTTGTGAGTGGCAAATTAGATGCTTATATTTCAATGCGATTAGCACCTTGGGATATCGGTGGGGGTGTAGTCATTGCAAAAGAAGTGGGTGCAGTTGCGACGAATTTTAACGGAGAGCATTTCGATTTTTTGACGACTGATACATTTATAATTGCTAATCCATCTATTCATCAACTTATTTTAGAAAATTATATCGAAGAAAAATAA
- a CDS encoding DUF5325 family protein: MNKAKVVMFFFALAAILSMLSMGISVSLIFMTGDKYETTGFISTIVGFVVMCAIFDFAFKTKRKFREQGLL; the protein is encoded by the coding sequence ATGAATAAAGCAAAAGTGGTTATGTTCTTTTTTGCACTAGCAGCCATTTTATCAATGCTGAGCATGGGAATTTCAGTTTCATTAATTTTCATGACAGGTGATAAATACGAAACAACTGGTTTTATTAGTACTATCGTTGGTTTTGTAGTGATGTGCGCTATCTTTGATTTTGCCTTTAAAACAAAACGCAAATTCAGAGAACAAGGCTTATTATAG